In a single window of the Rhineura floridana isolate rRhiFlo1 chromosome 3, rRhiFlo1.hap2, whole genome shotgun sequence genome:
- the GPD1 gene encoding glycerol-3-phosphate dehydrogenase [NAD(+)], cytoplasmic isoform X2, whose amino-acid sequence MPPLQLGGREGEARERLLTGSPDGGQESLHRGLRQLVAVPDVVMASADADILIFVVPHQFIRKLCDQLKGHIKKEARGVSLIKGVDEGPDGLKLISDVICEQLGIEMSVLMGANIANEVADEKFCETTIGCKNLEHGQILKELMQTPNFRVTVVQEVDTVEICGALKNVVAVGAGFCDGLGFGDNTKAAVIRLGLMEMIAFAKLFCKGSVTSVTFLESCGIADLITTCYGGRNRKVAEAFAKTSKSIEQLEKEMLNGQKLQGPQTSAELNHILKNKNLVDKFPLFTAVYEICYKGKPVSDFIKCLQNHPEHL is encoded by the exons ATGCCTCCTCTCCAGCTGGGTGGGAGAGAAGGGGAAGCCAGGGAGCGCTTGTTGACCGGCAGTCCAGATGGGGGGCAAGAGAGTTTGCATCGTGGGCTCCGGCAACTG GTGGCAGTGCCAGATGTGGTGATGGCTTCAGCTGATGCGGACATCCTCATCTTCGTAGTGCCACATCAATTCATTAGGAAACTTTGTGACCAATTGAAAGGCCATATCAAGAAGGAAGCAAGAGGAGTCTCGCTCATCAAG GGTGTGGATGAAGGACCTGATGGGCTGAAGCTGATATCAGACGTCATCTGTGAGCAGCTTGGCATCGAAATGAGTGTGCTTATGGGGGCCAACATTGCCAACGAGGTGGCAGATGAGAAGTTTTGTGAGACTACCATTG GCTGCAAGAACCTAGAGCATGGACAGATCCTGAAAGAACTGATGCAGACACCCAATTTCCGAGTCACTGTGGTGCAAGAAGTAGACACAGTAGAGATCTGTGGTGCTCTCAAG AATGTGGTGGCTGTTGGGGCTGGTTTCTGTGATGGGCTGGGCTTTGGAGACAACACCAAGGCAGCTGTAATCCGTCTAGGTCTGATGGAGATGATTGCCTTTGCCAAACTCTTCTGCAAGGGCTCTGTCACTTCTGTCACCTTCCTGGAGAGCTGCGGGATTGCTGACCTAATCACTACCTGCTATGGAGGCCGTAACCGCAAAGTGGCTGAAGCTTTTGCCAAGACCAGCAAG TCTATTGAACAACTGGAGAAGGAGATGCTCAATGGGCAGAAGCTGCAAGGCCCTCAGACATCGGCAGAACTGAACCACATCCTCAAGAACAAGAATCTGGTTGACAA ATTTCCACTCTTCACTGCTGTCTACGAGATCTGCTACAAAGGCAAACCTGTGTCTGACTTTATTAAATGCCTGCAAAACCATCCTGAGCATTTGTAA
- the LOC133379615 gene encoding cytochrome c oxidase assembly protein COX14: MVSGKQLADFGYKAFSGSMMLLTLYGGYLCSFRVYHYFQNRSILKQLEQQEINAKAVKD, translated from the coding sequence ATGGTTTCTGGAAAGCAGCTTGCTGATTTTGGCTACAAGGCATTCTCTGGCTCCATGATGCTCCTTACTTTGTATGGTGGCTACCTGTGTAGTTTCAGAGTATATCACTATTTTCAAAACAGGAGCATACTAAAACAACTCGAGCAACAGGAAATAAATGCAAAAGCAGTTAAGGACTGA
- the GPD1 gene encoding glycerol-3-phosphate dehydrogenase [NAD(+)], cytoplasmic isoform X1, translating into MGGKRVCIVGSGNWGSAIAKIVGSNAAKLDKFDTTVNMWVFEEEIGGKKLTEIINTQHENVKYLPGHKLPPNVVAVPDVVMASADADILIFVVPHQFIRKLCDQLKGHIKKEARGVSLIKGVDEGPDGLKLISDVICEQLGIEMSVLMGANIANEVADEKFCETTIGCKNLEHGQILKELMQTPNFRVTVVQEVDTVEICGALKNVVAVGAGFCDGLGFGDNTKAAVIRLGLMEMIAFAKLFCKGSVTSVTFLESCGIADLITTCYGGRNRKVAEAFAKTSKSIEQLEKEMLNGQKLQGPQTSAELNHILKNKNLVDKFPLFTAVYEICYKGKPVSDFIKCLQNHPEHL; encoded by the exons ATGGGGGGCAAGAGAGTTTGCATCGTGGGCTCCGGCAACTG GGGTTCGGCTATTGCCAAGATTGTGGGTAGCAATGCTGCCAAACTGGACAAGTTTGACACCACAGTGAACATGTGGGTGTTTGAGGAAGAGATTGGTGGTAAGAAACTCACTGAGATCATCAACACACAGCATGAGAATGTCAAGTATTTGCCAGGCCACAAGCTTCCACCCAACGTG GTGGCAGTGCCAGATGTGGTGATGGCTTCAGCTGATGCGGACATCCTCATCTTCGTAGTGCCACATCAATTCATTAGGAAACTTTGTGACCAATTGAAAGGCCATATCAAGAAGGAAGCAAGAGGAGTCTCGCTCATCAAG GGTGTGGATGAAGGACCTGATGGGCTGAAGCTGATATCAGACGTCATCTGTGAGCAGCTTGGCATCGAAATGAGTGTGCTTATGGGGGCCAACATTGCCAACGAGGTGGCAGATGAGAAGTTTTGTGAGACTACCATTG GCTGCAAGAACCTAGAGCATGGACAGATCCTGAAAGAACTGATGCAGACACCCAATTTCCGAGTCACTGTGGTGCAAGAAGTAGACACAGTAGAGATCTGTGGTGCTCTCAAG AATGTGGTGGCTGTTGGGGCTGGTTTCTGTGATGGGCTGGGCTTTGGAGACAACACCAAGGCAGCTGTAATCCGTCTAGGTCTGATGGAGATGATTGCCTTTGCCAAACTCTTCTGCAAGGGCTCTGTCACTTCTGTCACCTTCCTGGAGAGCTGCGGGATTGCTGACCTAATCACTACCTGCTATGGAGGCCGTAACCGCAAAGTGGCTGAAGCTTTTGCCAAGACCAGCAAG TCTATTGAACAACTGGAGAAGGAGATGCTCAATGGGCAGAAGCTGCAAGGCCCTCAGACATCGGCAGAACTGAACCACATCCTCAAGAACAAGAATCTGGTTGACAA ATTTCCACTCTTCACTGCTGTCTACGAGATCTGCTACAAAGGCAAACCTGTGTCTGACTTTATTAAATGCCTGCAAAACCATCCTGAGCATTTGTAA